One Phaseolus vulgaris cultivar G19833 chromosome 11, P. vulgaris v2.0, whole genome shotgun sequence genomic window carries:
- the LOC137824318 gene encoding homeobox-leucine zipper protein ATHB-52, translated as MSTQLSLMRNTLILCSHTTKLIVPKFESISGSTQMGDLIFSFKNQEHGHHRARHNKKRLTEEQVSILEKCFGSNMKLEPEQKFHLANQLGVPPRQVAIWYQNKRARWKTQSLEVDHGVLQAKLENVMAEKKQLEKDVERLKAELKKAQEMMLVGDVGKGGEHSNTSNNNSNNYNNNNNNGSCGEFSTSFEEGGSSGMVLDDETRHHECWQSGEVMQVEELYAYFMGANYGSSLNEKRA; from the coding sequence ATGAGCACCCAACTTTCCCTTATGAGAAACACACTCATCCTTTGTTCACACACAACCAAACTCATTGTTCCAAAGTTTGAATCAATCAGTGGCTCCACCCAAATGGGGGATCTCATCTTCTCATTCAAGAACCAGGAACATGGTCACCATAGAGCAAGACACAACAAGAAGAGGCTAACTGAGGAGCAGGTTAGCATTCTTGAGAAATGCTTTGGTTCCAACATGAAGCTTGAACCGGAGCAGAAATTCCACCTTGCAAACCAACTTGGTGTTCCTCCAAGACAAGTTGCCATTTGGTACCAGAACAAAAGGGCACGCTGGAAGACTCAGAGCCTTGAGGTGGACCATGGTGTTCTTCAGGCAAAGCTGGAGAATGTGATGGCTGAGAAGAAGCAGCTGGAGAAAGATGTGGAAAGGCTCAAAGCTGAGCtcaagaaagctcaagagatgaTGCTGGTTGGAGATGTAGGCAAAGGTGGAGAACACAGTAATACTAGTAACAATAACAGTAacaactataataataataataataatggttCTTGTGGTGAGTTTTCAACTTCTTTTGAAGAGGGAGGGAGTTCAGGGATGGTACTTGATGATGAAACTCGTCATCATGAGTGTTGGCAAAGTGGTGAGGTTATGCAGGTTGAGGAGCTCTATGCTTACTTCATGGGTGCAAATTATGGGTCAAGCTTGAATGAGAAAAGggcataa